DNA sequence from the Nicotiana tomentosiformis chromosome 3, ASM39032v3, whole genome shotgun sequence genome:
cgaggtgccgtggagaTAAGGAAGTGGGTTGAGACTCGTGtgtttatgattatgaaatgtgtcacaaggtgacttttatttgaaggaattatattccaaaactagtatttgaaagaattatagttgaaagaaatttatttgaatgaagtatattagaaatatatatttatttcacaaggttatattctaaggatttttattgaaaaacttatatttgaaagatttatacttgaagtacttacattggaaagacatatatttgagggacttgattgatcggttgtatttgtgttccttattcgtttgagcaatatttatggtgttcttgttgccttgttgtttacatcATTTATTTATTCGTGTTGCCATCATTGCCATTTGTttctattgttattattattattattattctcggGGTTTcttggtgccaagatagattcctgtgTTACTATAGTAGaaaggttcagactttttggattggacagtaccctacggactgagaggaaaatatttcgcagaagaacgcgtttctacggcccattatgcgaccgaataatcactctgcggaccgcataatggccgcagagtgaagcagtaactttggccaatttgaggtcagttttgcggttatgcgaccgcataatcgatatgcggaccgtataatcgatatgcggaccgcatatcggtcgcgtaattcctcttgggtttctatggagggagttctgcggtgcattatgcgaccgcagaacaagtatgcggaccgcatacttgtCGCATACCTGaaccgaaagtttaggcccctgagggccatttctgcggtcactttgcgaaccgcataaccattatgtggtcgcatatgcgaccgcaaacctgtGTCGGGGCACTATTTTTcgtaatttaaaacccgaccccattccgttaaaatacccatttagtctattttaaagCTCATTTCTGatgtttctagagtgagagagagagagagggttctagaaggaggacctaattttcatcaattaatcttcaaccatcactcaaagcttggaaatattcatgtagagcaccaaattcttcatccaaaaaggtaagacttcatcaccccagctcttaatttcaaacatagatATAATGTGgtactagtgtgatacttcacgggtataagggtggtttatcttgcatgcatgtatgataaagagtgggaaaaagtgagctagaaccatgaatgttttcctaattctgagttcaatttgtatattgctaaaatagattgaggttgctaagggttctggATAATTAAAGAGTCTAAAGAAGcgtaattgaggtatgtatggctaactctcttcttcctagaatcgaactcctggtgtccgaataatgggtgtaagttctaacttgatcatactagaattgttttccttagtgtgttggattgaaagattcatgttccctaattgttttagatggttaccatgtcatcatgctatttgagaacgtaattatgatttttcaAACTCCTTCCCTTacgtgtgaaatgccttatgtgatgatacttatcgacatgaatgatgatgtaaTTTggacgaataaaaagggaaagacttgaattgtaaaatgttcccaagtgccaagaactaattaataaatgaggttgtttgtgccatgtaacaaaagatgggaaagaaatgtgaattgagtgatcaattgaaagaggttatgtctcaagtgagatggcttagccgatcgggccgagatcggacgccatgctgtacacatggtggaaattgtgttggaattattgatttacattgtggatatggatatttctcacttgagatggcttagccggtcgggccgagaccggactccttgtaaaaacacggtggcattgtgagttgtggctttggcactaaagattattaatctaaaaagatggaaagattgaattggaaaatatgtgatccttacttggtgtttctttgtatttccatgaagtacttattgattattatgactgccttctctttgtttcactgttcattctactaagattggtgtttgccttacatactagtactattcgacagtacaaacgtcccttttgccgggggcgctacatctttgaatggatgtaggtggttccatcgcagatagtgccgatcgcagatagtggtgctctctttctctcctcacagcagtcttggtgagccctattTCTCCCAGGgatcatgtagtccttcttttgtataagttttcatattttgaggtatagcctgggccttgttgccggcattgtcatattgctcttttgtactcttagaggctctgtagatgtttatgtgggtcatgtatgtatgttggggtggtcgttggatcgagttgtattttgggacctcaactatggcataatgtatataagaaaaaatgaactagcaacgtttatatatttatataactgatctctcccatgttttacaaatggtgatgcgatccctttttggattatgaatgagtcgggtaggaaaggtttaataggcttgctcgaacgagttcactcggttgagcgtcggtcgcgctccccgaggttggagcgtgacaaacttggtatcagagcctaaggttttaaagtgtcctaggatgtctcgaagtcgtgtctagtagatcccttcttatcggtgtgttgtcgaccatatctataattagtgggctacttggacatttaggaataatacccttcattgttgttctatacGTGCGATTGAGCGAAATGTGAGGTTgttctcctctaactcgtgcattgttctaactttcggtaaatggcacctaagaagagagcgagaattggccaagaagccaatgctACCCCATGAGTGGCTGTTGATCCCctacttgataatgcgggtgaggataatccccctactatcacactgcctgattcgtctactccagaacggactaccccagttcctacacccACGGAGGATGCCACAATCACTCCCGTCGATACacctgttccacctccagccccagctcctGGTCCCGATATTTCCGATGGGGATCTTagaggagctattcagatgctgactcagttagtagTTTCCTAGGCTCgaaggtcaaatgttgcacccacctcaTTTAGCTTACAAGGAGATTCTTCCGGTTCCAGGGTGAAtaggttccttcagttagaccctccagtgttcacaggtacttatcccggggcagaccctcaagatttcattgatgagatgcataagactctccgagttatgcgtgctactgagacggagggagtagagttggcctcctattgtttgaaaggggtggcatattcctggtttgagatgtgagaggattcccgtgaggagaggagccctccggcgagatggagtgagttcgcggatgccttcatagaccaattcttgcctgtcgagactaaggcagcccgtgctctagagtttgagacccttaaacaaGGTAGTaagaatgtgtgggagtatcacatgtaGTTCGTGAGCCTGTCgaagtatgttgttcatatgatgccgactatggaggcaagagtgcgtcgatttgtgcagggccttagccctttggttattaatgaggctaccacagctgctctaaattctgacatgaactatggaaagatggtggcattttcccaAGCTACGGAGGATCAAAAATTAAAGCTCAGGATAGAACGAGAGGGTAGTAGTTGGGCCCGATCAGCAAGCAACCTTGGGGACTCGTTtggaggtgggagatcagcttttcggGAAGATCGTCAGGGCCATCctagtcttatgctcagtcttcagttaTTGCCCCGCCAGCAGGGCACGGTCAGCAGCAGATGACTCGCTTTAGGACCGGTCAGGGCagcagggggtcccaccatcagggccgatcaggagggagattccagcagcagcagagGGCCCCATGACCTAAGTGTGGGAGGTTACATTCGAGAGTCTActacctggacatgccagtatgttacggatgtggaatgagaggtcatattcagagggagtgtcgtgcatcccgtcaaggtgcaggcaggggcacagctcagtcatccagtcctacgGCTGCTATATCTTCAgcacacctccagctcgaggctctccAGCACCCACAGGgtatggtgcagctaggggtggtgcacaaagTTCGGGCGAACCCAGCCGATTCTATGTtatgagtggtcgacagagtgcgGAGGCTTCCCCAaatgtcgtcacaggtatattgaccgttcaatctcatgatgtgtatgcccttattgatgctggatcttctttgtcctatgttactccttatgttgctacaaGCTTCGGGAcagaaccagaacagcttcatgagccgttctctgtatctaccctAATTGGCGAGTCTATTACGGCCGCGCGGATTTAtagagattgtgttgtcacggtgcgtggtcgggataccatggctgatcttattgaactagggatgattgattttgatgtaataatgggaatggactggctctattcatgttttgccaaactcgacTGTCGGACCAGAATTATGAGacttgagtttcctaacgagccaaCTGTTGAGTGGGAagggaataatgttatgccaaaaggtaggtttatttcttaccttaaggacacaaagatgatcaggaaggggtatatttatcATTTAGTCTGAGTTTCGGATACCACTGTTGAGGTGCCTGcccttgaatctgtaccaattgtgaatgatTTCCCCGATGTCGtttcggatgaactccctggaattcctctagaccgggagattgattttgggattgatatgatgctagacacgcagcctatatccattccaccttatagaatggcgtCGGCAGAataaaaagagctaaaggaacaactaagggatttgctagagaaaggtttcatccaaccgagtgtgtcaccttggggcgcaccggttctctttgtcagaaagaaagatggatcgctgtggatgtgtattgattactggcaactcaacaaagtcacaatcaaaaacaaatacccattgcctagaatagatgatttgtttgaccaattacaaggtgctaagttcttctccaaaattgatttgcggtctgggtaccatcaattgaaggtaagggagcaggatattccgaaaacagttttcaaaactcggtatgggcactttgaatttttggtaatgtctttcgggctaacaaatgccccgacagttttcatggatcttatgaatcgagtcttcaggctgtttcttgactcctttgtgatagtattcattgacgacatccttgtatattcacaaagtcgagaggatcatgccgaccacctcagggcagttctacaaactcttcatcaccaccacttgtatgcaaagttctcgaaatatgaattttgtcttgaatctgttacattcctgggtcatgtcgtctccggagaaggaattaaggttgatcctcaaaagattgcggcggtgaaggattggcctagacctaccactccagCAGAGATTcgaagtttcttgggtttggacgggtattataggaggttcgtggaagggttctccactcttgcctctccattgactaaattgacacagaaggcgattaagttccagtggtctgatacctgtgaaaggagcttccaagaattgaaatcaagattgacctCGGCGCCGGTaatgaccctgccagagggtatcgagggggtttgtggtgtattgcgatgcttcaaggatcggtcttgggtatgtattaatgcaacatggtaaggttatagcatatgcttcaaggcaacttaagaatcatgaaaagaactatccacctcatgacttagagcttgcggcggtggtttttgcattaaaacttttgcatcattatttgtatggagtctaTGTAGATGTAATCAAGGACCACAaaagtcttcaatacattttcaagcagaaggaattgaacttaaggcagagaaggtggcttgagttgctgaaagattatgacattgacattttgtatcatccggggaaggctaatgtggtggcggatgctcttagtcggaaatctatgggtagtttggctcacttggaggcatgtcaaaggcccttggcccgggaggttcaccagttggccagtttgggagtttgtcttgcgaactctaatgaagggggagtgattgtgcggaataggACGGAATCATCActtgtgacggaggtcaaggagaagcaatataGTGATCCAAtgttggtgcagctgaaggaagggattcataaacataagactacggaTTTTTCTCTTGTcatggatgacggtacattacggtaccaaggacgactatgtgttccaaatgtagatggtctccgggaaagaatcatggcagaagctcatacttctagatattccgtgcacccaggctctacaaagatgtatcatgatctcaaggaaggtTACTGGTGGAATGGCATGAAGTGggatgtggcggactttgtggcaaaatgttcaaactgtcaacaagtgaaggccgagcatcaaaggcccggtgggttagcatagagtatagaaattccaatgtggaaatgggaaatgatcaatatggattttgtggtagggttgtCGTGCACTCCgcataagtttgactcaatttgggtgatcgtggatcgactcacgaaatcagcacacttcttaccagttaaatccaccgacattgcggaacaatattctcaattgtatatcaaggaaatagtcaggcttcatggcactccagtttccatcatttccgataGAGGGGCCCAATTTACAGCTAACTTCTGGAAGCAATTTCAGTAAGGTTTGGGTaagcaggtaaatcttagcacggtTTTCCATctacagactgacgggcaagcagaaCGGACTATCCagatgcttgaggacatgttgcgtgcgtgtgtgcttgacttcaagggtagctaggatgatcattttccgctcatagaatttgcttataacaacagcttccatcCCAGTATTTAGATggcgccgtttgaggccttgtatggtagaagatgtagatcaccgattgggtggttcgaggttggagaagctgaactaataggactagatcttgtgcatcaggctatggaaaaagttaagatcataaaagagcggttgaaaacttctcaga
Encoded proteins:
- the LOC138908529 gene encoding uncharacterized protein, coding for MWNERSYSEGVSCIPSRCRQGHSSVIQSYGCYIFSTPPARGSPAPTGYGAARGGAQSSGEPSRFYVMSGRQSAEASPNVVTGILTVQSHDVYALIDAGSSLSYVTPYVATSFGTEPEQLHEPFSVSTLIGESITAARIYRDCVVTVRGRDTMADLIELGMIDFDVIMGMDWLYSCFAKLDCRTRIMRLEFPNEPTVEWEGNNVMPKGGVIVRNRTESSLVTEVKEKQYSDPMLVQLKEGIHKHKTTDFSLVMDDGTLRYQGRLCVPNVDGLRERIMAEAHTSRYSVHPGSTKMYHDLKEGYWWNGMKWDVADFVAKCSNCQQVKAEHQRPGGLA